From the genome of Nitrosopumilus sp., one region includes:
- the cyoE gene encoding protoheme IX farnesyltransferase, which yields MQKQKSESRVAVYYELTKPKIWYLLVFTAFGAALTASNIYDIEISPATWILMLFSVAAGSAAANTLTNYHDRDIDAIMERTKERPLPSKRIYPAVKARNFGLALAGISLVLAFGISFTTTLEQGIWATIFIAFALVNNIIIYSYVLKRNSRTNIILGGLCGGSPPMIGWVAVTMSDLWTMGLVMAGLVFIWIPMHIWALTLHFKDDYNKVNVPMLTAVQSEKTSARAIAGSTVVMVLFSIAPFFLTAENGDEMVGAVYLWTAIASGALMIGLSVWVIVKPMEKAAWTLFKFSSPYLAVLFIALMVDSAL from the coding sequence TATACTATGAGTTGACAAAGCCAAAAATTTGGTATTTGCTTGTATTTACTGCATTTGGTGCTGCACTGACGGCTTCTAATATTTATGATATCGAAATTTCCCCGGCAACATGGATTCTAATGTTATTTTCTGTTGCAGCAGGTTCAGCCGCAGCTAACACCTTGACAAATTATCATGACAGAGATATTGATGCGATCATGGAAAGGACAAAAGAGAGACCCCTTCCATCAAAGAGAATCTATCCAGCAGTTAAAGCTAGGAATTTTGGATTGGCATTAGCTGGAATATCATTAGTTTTGGCATTTGGAATTTCTTTCACCACAACGTTGGAACAAGGAATATGGGCAACCATATTCATTGCATTTGCATTAGTAAACAATATCATTATTTACTCATACGTATTAAAACGAAATTCTAGAACCAACATAATTTTAGGAGGATTGTGCGGCGGTTCACCACCAATGATTGGATGGGTAGCTGTCACCATGTCAGATTTATGGACAATGGGTCTTGTAATGGCAGGATTGGTGTTTATTTGGATCCCAATGCACATTTGGGCTTTGACATTGCACTTCAAAGATGATTATAACAAAGTTAATGTTCCAATGTTAACCGCAGTACAATCTGAAAAAACATCAGCAAGAGCCATTGCAGGTTCAACTGTAGTAATGGTATTGTTTTCAATCGCCCCATTCTTCTTAACAGCAGAAAACGGAGATGAAATGGTAGGCGCAGTATATTTGTGGACAGCTATTGCATCAGGAGCTTTAATGATAGGACTATCAGTATGGGTAATTGTCAAACCGATGGAAAAAGCTGCATGGACATTGTTTAAATTTTCTAGTCCGTACTTGGCAGTGTTATTTATTGCATTGATGGTAGATTCAGCATTATAA